A genomic segment from Pseudomonas mendocina encodes:
- the hldE gene encoding bifunctional D-glycero-beta-D-manno-heptose-7-phosphate kinase/D-glycero-beta-D-manno-heptose 1-phosphate adenylyltransferase HldE, producing MKLTMPRYDQAAVLVVGDVMLDRYWHGGTSRISPEAPVPVVRVDQIEDRPGGAANVALNIAALGARALLVGVTGEDEAAESLSDSLRGAGVEAHFQRLDDQPTIVKLRVMSRHQQLLRMDFEEPFNTDTAALAREVDALLSGVKVLVLSDYGKGALQNHQELIQAARKKGIPVLADPKGKDFSIYRGASLITPNLHEFEAIVGGCADEAELVSKGAKLMRELELGALLVTRGEHGMTLLRPEHAPLHLPARAREVFDVTGAGDTVISTLAASIAAGEELPQAVALANLAAGIVVGKLGTAAISAPELRRAVQREEGSERGVLSLDQLLIAIEDARAHGEKIVFTNGCFDILHAGHVTYLEQARAQGDRLIVAINDDASVSRLKGPGRPINAVDRRMAVLAGLGAVDWVVSFSEDTPERLLKQVQPDVLVKGGDYGIDQVVGADIVQAYGGEVRVLGLVENSSTTAIVEKIRSK from the coding sequence ATGAAACTGACCATGCCCCGCTATGACCAAGCCGCCGTTCTGGTGGTGGGCGATGTGATGCTCGATCGCTACTGGCATGGCGGCACCTCGCGGATTTCTCCCGAAGCCCCGGTGCCCGTGGTGCGTGTCGACCAGATCGAGGACCGCCCCGGCGGTGCTGCCAACGTGGCACTGAACATCGCGGCGCTCGGTGCACGCGCGCTGTTGGTCGGTGTCACTGGCGAAGACGAAGCGGCCGAAAGCCTGAGCGACAGCTTGCGCGGTGCTGGCGTCGAAGCGCACTTTCAGCGTCTCGACGACCAGCCCACCATTGTCAAGCTGCGAGTTATGAGCCGCCACCAGCAGTTGCTGCGTATGGACTTCGAGGAGCCCTTCAATACCGACACCGCTGCGTTGGCGCGTGAAGTCGATGCGCTGCTCTCCGGGGTCAAGGTGCTGGTGCTGTCGGACTACGGCAAGGGGGCTCTGCAGAATCACCAGGAACTGATCCAGGCTGCGCGCAAGAAGGGCATCCCGGTGCTCGCCGACCCCAAGGGCAAGGATTTTTCCATCTACCGCGGCGCAAGCCTGATCACGCCGAATCTTCACGAGTTCGAAGCCATAGTTGGCGGTTGTGCTGATGAGGCCGAACTGGTCAGCAAGGGCGCCAAACTGATGCGCGAGCTGGAGTTGGGCGCGCTGCTGGTTACCCGTGGCGAGCATGGCATGACCCTGCTGCGCCCCGAGCATGCTCCGCTGCATCTGCCGGCCCGAGCCCGCGAGGTGTTCGACGTCACCGGCGCCGGCGACACGGTAATTTCTACCCTGGCGGCATCCATCGCCGCGGGTGAGGAGCTGCCGCAAGCAGTTGCTCTGGCCAACCTGGCCGCCGGCATCGTCGTCGGTAAGCTGGGCACGGCTGCCATCAGTGCGCCGGAGTTGCGTCGTGCCGTGCAGCGCGAGGAAGGCTCCGAGCGTGGCGTACTGAGCCTCGATCAACTGCTGATCGCCATCGAGGATGCCCGTGCCCACGGCGAGAAAATTGTCTTCACCAATGGCTGTTTCGATATCCTTCACGCTGGTCACGTGACCTATCTGGAGCAGGCACGAGCCCAGGGCGACCGCCTGATCGTGGCGATCAACGATGATGCCTCGGTCAGCCGCCTCAAAGGTCCGGGTCGCCCGATCAATGCCGTCGACCGCCGTATGGCGGTACTGGCCGGCCTGGGGGCAGTGGACTGGGTGGTGAGCTTCAGTGAAGACACGCCCGAGCGTCTGCTCAAGCAGGTGCAGCCGGATGTGCTGGTCAAGGGAGGCGACTATGGCATCGACCAGGTGGTCGGTGCCGACATCGTCCAGGCCTATGGCGGCGAAGTTCGCGTGCTTGGTCTGGTGGAGAACAGCTCCACCACCGCCATCGTCGAGAAGATTCGCAGCAAGTAG
- the parC gene encoding DNA topoisomerase IV subunit A, producing the protein MSESLDLSLEGVERRSLADFTEQAYLNYSMYVIMDRALPHIGDGLKPVQRRIVYAMSELGLDADSKHKKSARTVGDVLGKFHPHGDSACYEAMVLMAQPFSYRYTLVDGQGNWGAPDDPKSFAAMRYTEARLSRYSEVLLSELGQGTVDWVPNFDGTMNEPATLPARLPNLLLNGTTGIAVGMATDVPPHNLREVAAACVRLLDEPSATVEQLCEHVQGPDFPTEAEVITPKADLLKIYETGRGSVRMRAVYRVEDGDIVVTALPHQVSGAKVLEQIAAQMQAKKLPMVADLRDESDHENPTRIVIIPRSNRVDADELMTHLFATTDLESSYRVNTNVIGLDGKPQVKDLRTLLSEWLVYRVGTVRRRLQFRLDKVEKRLHLLEGLLIAFLNLDEVIRIIRTEDSPKPVLMETFGLTDVQADYILDTRLRQLARLEEMKIRGEQDELAKEREKLLALLGSEAKLKKLVRKEILEDAEKYGDDRRSPIVARAEAKALSETELMPTEPVTVVLSEKGWVRCAKGHDIDATGLSYKAGDGFKASAPGRSNQYAVFIDSTGRSYSLTAHSLPSARGQGEPLTGRLTPPPGATFECVMLPEDSALYVIASDAGYGFVVKGEDLQAKNKAGKALLTLPNGAKVVAPKLVNNLEDDWLAAVTTEGRLLLFKVTDLPQLGKGKGNKIIGIPGERVASREEYLTDLAVLPSGSSLVLQAGKRTLTLKADDLEHYKGERGRRGNKLPRGFQRVDQLLVE; encoded by the coding sequence ATGAGCGAATCCCTCGATTTGAGCCTGGAAGGCGTTGAACGCCGGTCACTCGCCGACTTCACCGAGCAGGCTTATCTCAACTACTCCATGTACGTGATCATGGATCGCGCCCTGCCGCATATCGGCGACGGTCTGAAACCCGTACAGCGCCGTATCGTCTACGCCATGAGCGAGCTGGGCCTGGACGCCGACTCCAAGCACAAGAAATCGGCGCGTACCGTCGGCGACGTGCTCGGCAAGTTCCACCCGCACGGCGACAGCGCCTGCTATGAAGCGATGGTGCTGATGGCGCAGCCGTTCAGCTATCGCTACACCCTGGTCGACGGCCAGGGCAACTGGGGCGCGCCGGACGATCCCAAGTCCTTCGCCGCCATGCGCTACACCGAGGCGCGCCTGTCGCGTTATTCGGAAGTGCTGCTGTCCGAACTGGGCCAGGGCACCGTGGACTGGGTGCCGAACTTCGACGGCACGATGAACGAGCCGGCGACGCTGCCGGCGCGCCTGCCCAACCTGCTGCTCAACGGCACCACCGGCATCGCCGTGGGCATGGCCACCGACGTGCCACCACACAACCTGCGCGAAGTCGCTGCCGCCTGCGTGCGCCTGCTCGATGAACCGAGCGCCACGGTCGAGCAACTCTGCGAGCACGTCCAGGGGCCTGACTTCCCCACCGAAGCCGAAGTCATCACGCCCAAGGCCGACCTGCTGAAGATCTACGAAACCGGTCGCGGCTCGGTGCGCATGCGCGCCGTCTATCGCGTCGAAGATGGCGACATCGTCGTCACCGCCCTGCCGCACCAGGTTTCCGGGGCCAAGGTGCTGGAGCAGATCGCCGCGCAGATGCAGGCCAAGAAGCTGCCGATGGTCGCCGACCTGCGCGACGAGTCCGACCACGAGAATCCGACTCGCATCGTCATCATCCCGCGCTCCAACCGCGTGGATGCCGACGAGCTGATGACCCACCTGTTCGCTACCACCGACCTGGAATCCAGCTACCGGGTCAACACCAACGTCATCGGCCTCGACGGCAAGCCGCAGGTCAAGGACCTGCGCACCCTGCTCAGCGAGTGGCTGGTGTACCGCGTCGGCACCGTGCGCCGCCGCCTGCAGTTCCGCCTGGACAAGGTGGAGAAGCGCCTGCACCTGTTGGAAGGTTTGCTGATTGCCTTCCTCAACCTCGACGAGGTGATCCGCATCATCCGCACCGAGGATTCGCCCAAGCCGGTGCTGATGGAAACCTTCGGTCTCACCGACGTACAGGCCGACTACATCCTCGACACCCGCCTGCGCCAACTGGCTCGCCTGGAAGAAATGAAGATCCGCGGCGAACAGGACGAACTGGCCAAGGAGCGCGAGAAACTGCTGGCCCTGCTCGGCAGCGAAGCCAAGCTGAAGAAACTGGTACGTAAGGAAATCCTCGAAGATGCCGAGAAGTATGGCGATGACCGCCGCTCGCCGATCGTTGCCCGCGCCGAAGCCAAGGCCCTGTCGGAAACCGAGCTGATGCCGACCGAACCGGTGACCGTGGTGCTCTCGGAGAAAGGCTGGGTGCGCTGCGCCAAAGGCCACGACATCGACGCCACCGGTCTGTCCTACAAGGCCGGCGATGGGTTCAAGGCGTCAGCACCCGGCCGCTCGAACCAGTACGCGGTATTTATCGACTCGACTGGCCGCAGTTATTCACTTACGGCCCACAGCCTGCCATCAGCACGTGGCCAGGGCGAGCCGCTGACCGGCCGCCTGACACCGCCGCCCGGCGCCACCTTCGAATGCGTGATGCTGCCGGAGGATAGTGCCCTGTACGTGATCGCCTCCGACGCGGGCTACGGTTTCGTGGTCAAGGGCGAGGACCTGCAAGCCAAAAACAAGGCCGGCAAGGCCCTGCTGACCCTGCCCAACGGCGCCAAGGTGGTTGCACCCAAGCTGGTCAACAATCTGGAAGACGACTGGCTGGCCGCCGTGACCACCGAAGGCCGCCTGCTGCTGTTCAAGGTCACCGACCTGCCGCAACTGGGCAAAGGCAAGGGCAACAAGATCATCGGCATTCCAGGCGAGCGAGTGGCCTCGCGCGAGGAGTATCTGACCGATCTGGCCGTGCTGCCCAGCGGCTCGAGTTTGGTTTTGCAGGCCGGGAAGCGTACCCTGACACTCAAAGCCGACGACCTCGAGCATTACAAGGGCGAGCGCGGCCGCCGTGGCAACAAGCTGCCGCGCGGCTTCCAACGCGTCGACCAGCTTCTGGTGGAATAG
- a CDS encoding esterase-like activity of phytase family protein codes for MRNHLLALGLLAGVANAEPVVLEELQLQAEYPVTDMPSGNLSGLAMCGDTIWAVSDRDDDRIYQLHREEGLLRAEAETFVAPEPPESALPWGLRMRNWAAGLVRGGKLDFEGLSCDAQGNRYLVSETRAAVLQVSSNGNAHWLNLPSGLVRQARASGMLLHFNQGFEGIAIDPAGDRLWLAAEQRRRGLTVLHRRGSSWRCTGGCVLTSESGDEPSPQALGGHPAPRDFSGLAYFGEKLFTLERQAHRICRRTLGDGVAELCWSFADEALSEPRRYTPDYGMAEALWIDKDGAWIGVDNGSQARADGEERPVVWRFAAPKGGWSRRP; via the coding sequence ATGCGCAATCACCTCCTTGCACTTGGTCTGTTGGCCGGCGTCGCCAATGCCGAGCCAGTTGTGCTGGAAGAGCTGCAACTGCAGGCCGAGTATCCGGTGACGGACATGCCCAGCGGCAACCTGTCCGGCCTGGCCATGTGTGGCGACACGATATGGGCGGTGTCCGACCGCGACGACGACCGTATCTACCAACTGCACCGTGAGGAGGGCTTGCTGCGCGCAGAGGCGGAAACCTTCGTTGCCCCCGAACCGCCCGAGAGCGCCCTGCCCTGGGGCCTGCGCATGCGCAACTGGGCAGCCGGCCTGGTCAGGGGAGGCAAGCTGGATTTCGAAGGCCTGTCATGCGACGCGCAGGGCAATCGTTACCTGGTCAGCGAAACCCGTGCCGCCGTTTTACAGGTGAGCAGCAACGGCAACGCCCATTGGCTCAACCTGCCCAGCGGCCTGGTACGCCAAGCCCGCGCCAGCGGCATGCTGCTGCACTTCAACCAGGGCTTCGAAGGCATCGCCATAGACCCGGCCGGTGACCGCCTGTGGCTGGCGGCCGAACAACGCCGCCGCGGTCTGACGGTGCTGCATCGACGCGGTAGCAGTTGGCGCTGCACCGGTGGCTGCGTGCTGACCAGTGAGAGCGGTGATGAACCCTCGCCGCAGGCACTCGGCGGCCATCCGGCACCGCGCGATTTCTCCGGCCTGGCCTATTTCGGCGAGAAACTGTTCACCCTGGAGCGCCAGGCTCATCGCATCTGCCGCCGCACCCTGGGGGACGGCGTCGCGGAGCTTTGCTGGTCGTTCGCTGACGAGGCCCTGAGCGAGCCACGCCGCTATACGCCGGACTACGGCATGGCCGAAGCGCTGTGGATCGACAAGGACGGCGCCTGGATCGGCGTCGACAATGGCAGCCAGGCCCGCGCCGATGGTGAAGAACGCCCCGTCGTATGGCGCTTCGCGGCTCCCAAGGGCGGCTGGAGCCGGCGTCCGTGA
- a CDS encoding PIG-L deacetylase family protein, with protein sequence MNGRKQQLLKQHRRNKRIALLLALLTLLALGIFVAWWLPPLLLALGWVAHEAWFADHLFYSPHDDYRYDFPDDCLSVPARIEQGALQVEADLNGYDTLVLELRLTATWLGRWLDPHVLVGDDRQDFERGVAGRRYLNLSGQSVRGLNIVPRFCRIAGELRLHAMRNPDFTAQRMLIIAPHADDAELAAFGQYSRSADTAIVTLTQGEIEAEHYERLGLDKAAAARLKGRLRAWDSLAAPLWGGVPQQRCVQLGYYCLQLPAMAEQPQVPFGSRESGESDVRPVRRQNPLTLPADADGQPTWNNLIADLAAVIDHYRPEVLLTPHPELDPHHDHVASTRAVLEACEHSSWQPRTLLLYANHLHDNDRWPMGPAGNGIALPPAIVALPADRLWSPLLDAERQLDKAMALGMQHDLQGPLPLKRRLRRMIQCALAGRRWPTTGEDEFYRKAVRRHELFWVRPR encoded by the coding sequence ATGAATGGACGCAAGCAACAGCTGCTCAAACAGCATCGGCGCAACAAGCGCATCGCGCTATTGCTAGCGCTGCTGACTTTGCTGGCGCTCGGTATTTTCGTCGCCTGGTGGCTGCCACCTCTGTTACTGGCGCTCGGCTGGGTAGCGCACGAGGCCTGGTTCGCCGATCACCTGTTCTATTCGCCGCACGACGATTACCGCTACGACTTTCCCGATGACTGCCTCAGCGTGCCAGCACGTATCGAGCAGGGGGCGCTGCAGGTCGAGGCCGATCTGAATGGCTACGACACGCTGGTGCTCGAACTACGGCTGACGGCGACCTGGCTCGGGCGCTGGCTCGATCCCCATGTACTGGTGGGTGATGACCGCCAGGATTTTGAGCGCGGCGTGGCTGGGCGCCGCTACCTCAATCTCTCGGGGCAGTCGGTGCGAGGGCTGAACATCGTCCCACGTTTCTGCCGCATTGCGGGTGAGTTGCGCCTGCATGCCATGCGCAATCCCGATTTCACCGCGCAGCGCATGCTGATCATCGCGCCGCATGCCGACGATGCCGAGCTGGCAGCTTTTGGTCAGTACAGCCGCTCGGCCGATACCGCCATCGTGACCCTGACTCAAGGTGAGATCGAGGCAGAGCACTATGAGCGCCTCGGCCTGGACAAGGCTGCCGCTGCTCGCCTGAAAGGCCGGTTGCGCGCATGGGATAGCCTGGCCGCGCCACTCTGGGGCGGCGTACCGCAGCAGCGTTGCGTGCAGCTTGGCTATTACTGCCTGCAACTGCCCGCCATGGCCGAGCAACCGCAAGTACCCTTTGGCTCGCGTGAGTCGGGGGAAAGCGATGTGCGCCCTGTGCGCCGTCAAAATCCGCTGACTCTGCCAGCCGATGCCGACGGCCAACCGACCTGGAACAACCTGATCGCGGATCTGGCTGCCGTCATTGATCACTACCGACCCGAGGTATTGCTGACACCGCACCCGGAACTGGACCCGCATCACGATCATGTCGCCAGCACGCGCGCCGTACTCGAAGCGTGTGAGCACAGCAGTTGGCAACCCAGAACGCTGCTGCTCTACGCCAACCACCTGCATGACAACGACCGCTGGCCCATGGGGCCAGCGGGCAATGGTATCGCCTTGCCGCCGGCCATCGTGGCGCTGCCGGCTGATCGCCTGTGGAGCCCACTACTCGATGCCGAACGGCAACTGGACAAGGCCATGGCGCTGGGCATGCAGCATGATCTGCAAGGCCCGCTGCCTTTGAAAAGGCGTCTGCGTCGAATGATTCAATGCGCGCTGGCCGGGCGCCGCTGGCCGACGACTGGTGAGGACGAGTTCTACCGCAAGGCCGTGCGTCGCCACGAGCTGTTCTGGGTGCGCCCGCGCTGA
- a CDS encoding acyl-CoA dehydrogenase family protein: protein MNLETPKKFRGLQRQAGQVAKHYFRPISRKYDKAEHAYPKELDLLAALLDGMNEGSPDAVGAGSASKRGAAREQQDGIKNGGNMAALLGVMELCWGDVGLLLAMPRQGLGNAAIAAVANDEQLARFGKTWAAMAITEPGCGSDSAAIRTTAVQDGDHYVINGEKIYVTSGERADAVVVWASLDRSFGRAAIKSFVVEKGTPGMTVTRLEKKLGIKASDTASISFSDCRVPAVNLLGNAEIDVQKGFAGVMETFDNTRPLVAGMAVGVARAALERTRELLSKAGCRFDYAKSLLSVSHAEATLYRLEAEWEAARLLTLKAAWMADNKLPNSKEASIAKAKAGRVASEVTLKCVELAGALGYGEDELLEKWARDSKILDIFEGTQQIQLLIIARRLLGKSSSELK, encoded by the coding sequence ATGAATCTGGAAACCCCGAAGAAATTTCGCGGCCTGCAGCGCCAGGCCGGGCAAGTGGCCAAGCATTATTTCCGGCCGATCTCGCGCAAGTACGACAAGGCCGAGCACGCCTATCCCAAGGAGCTGGATCTACTCGCAGCGCTACTCGACGGCATGAACGAAGGATCGCCCGATGCCGTCGGCGCCGGTTCGGCCAGCAAGCGCGGCGCTGCCCGTGAGCAGCAGGATGGCATCAAGAACGGTGGCAACATGGCGGCGCTGCTCGGGGTGATGGAGTTGTGCTGGGGCGACGTCGGCCTGTTGCTGGCCATGCCGCGGCAGGGGCTAGGCAACGCGGCTATCGCAGCTGTGGCCAATGACGAACAACTGGCCCGTTTCGGCAAGACCTGGGCGGCCATGGCCATTACCGAGCCTGGTTGTGGCTCGGATTCGGCGGCGATCCGCACCACTGCAGTGCAGGATGGCGATCACTACGTGATCAACGGTGAAAAAATCTACGTCACGTCCGGTGAGCGCGCCGATGCCGTGGTGGTCTGGGCCAGCCTGGACAGAAGCTTTGGCCGCGCTGCGATCAAGTCCTTCGTGGTGGAGAAGGGGACGCCAGGCATGACCGTCACCCGTCTGGAGAAGAAGCTGGGTATCAAGGCTTCGGATACGGCCTCGATCAGCTTCAGCGATTGCCGAGTGCCGGCAGTCAACCTGCTGGGCAATGCCGAGATCGACGTACAGAAAGGCTTCGCCGGGGTCATGGAGACTTTCGATAACACCCGCCCGCTGGTCGCCGGGATGGCCGTCGGCGTGGCTCGCGCTGCGCTGGAGCGTACTCGCGAGCTGCTGAGCAAGGCCGGCTGTCGCTTCGATTACGCCAAGTCGCTGCTCAGCGTCAGTCATGCCGAGGCTACGCTGTATCGCCTGGAGGCGGAATGGGAGGCCGCGCGTCTGCTGACGCTGAAAGCGGCGTGGATGGCCGACAACAAGCTACCCAACTCGAAAGAGGCCTCCATCGCCAAGGCCAAGGCCGGGCGGGTCGCCAGCGAGGTGACGCTCAAGTGCGTGGAGCTGGCCGGCGCCCTCGGTTATGGCGAGGACGAACTGCTGGAGAAGTGGGCGCGCGATTCGAAGATTCTCGACATCTTCGAGGGCACCCAGCAGATCCAGCTGCTGATCATTGCGCGGCGGTTGTTGGGCAAGAGCTCCAGCGAACTCAAGTAG
- a CDS encoding PqiC family protein, with translation MMTVVRPIALLLTALLVLSGCSLLQQKPVPLYQLDSGDAVTPTKDNGVTVLVGPISVADYLRQQHLLQRQADGSLVATQDARWASGLANDIDQQMLRQLAWRLDSQRLVLAPAAPGFSADAQVMLTITRLDSGPTQPAVLEAQWRLLDRRGQLRDSRLIRLEQPHGGPLAEQVKAQSTLLQRLAAEMAVAIQPIAAAEPTPEPPRKKPPVAKAKPQEPATAGPKIPVAEPIKIDTEVFRF, from the coding sequence ATGATGACTGTAGTACGCCCTATCGCTCTGCTTCTGACCGCGCTGCTCGTGCTGAGCGGTTGCAGCCTGCTGCAGCAGAAGCCGGTACCTCTTTACCAACTCGACAGCGGCGATGCGGTAACGCCGACCAAGGATAACGGTGTGACCGTGCTGGTCGGCCCGATCAGCGTTGCCGACTATCTGCGCCAACAGCACCTGCTGCAGCGCCAGGCCGATGGCAGCCTCGTTGCCACGCAGGATGCGCGCTGGGCCAGCGGCCTGGCCAACGATATAGACCAGCAGATGCTGCGCCAGCTGGCCTGGCGCCTGGACAGCCAGCGCCTGGTGCTGGCCCCGGCAGCCCCCGGCTTCAGCGCCGATGCGCAGGTCATGCTGACCATTACTCGTCTGGACTCCGGACCGACTCAACCCGCCGTACTCGAAGCGCAATGGCGTCTGCTAGACCGTCGCGGGCAACTGCGCGATAGCCGCCTGATCCGCCTGGAACAGCCCCACGGAGGTCCGCTGGCCGAACAGGTCAAGGCACAGAGCACGCTACTGCAGCGCCTGGCCGCTGAAATGGCGGTGGCCATTCAACCTATCGCCGCAGCCGAACCGACACCCGAGCCTCCACGCAAGAAACCGCCAGTGGCCAAAGCCAAACCGCAGGAGCCGGCTACTGCCGGACCGAAGATTCCGGTGGCAGAACCCATCAAGATCGATACGGAAGTATTCCGTTTCTAG
- a CDS encoding acyl-CoA dehydrogenase family protein, with protein sequence MTVDVQGQALSALSKLAQADWPDRLKVRKTFEKLVYSGSRASFRFAAGRAAGKPRDARPAAEDLFDLSLSDEQQMLVDMLQGFALEVLRPAAHEADAQASVPAALLNQARELGLAHYGVGETHGGLAGERTVLSNALIAESLAQGDFSLAAALLVPLSAANCIRRWGSSAQQAAWLPAFVSEEGAPPFALAVSEPGVLSDPDQPATRARKRGRHYLLDGEKALVIAGLDASRLIVSAQASDGPALFIVDAASKGINRRAEPGMGLKACGLARIQLKGVKVPGDCRLAGEGFDFPAFLDYSALAFCALAVGTAQAALDYVTTYCNERQAFGEPISHRQGVAFMVADIAIELDAMRLLAWRACARAESGLPFRREAYLARLLCAEKAMKIGSDAVQLLGGHGFTQEHPVERWYRDLRSVAVLAGGLHL encoded by the coding sequence ATGACCGTCGATGTACAGGGCCAGGCCCTGAGCGCGTTGAGCAAGCTGGCCCAGGCCGATTGGCCGGATCGGCTCAAGGTGCGCAAAACCTTCGAGAAACTCGTCTATAGCGGTAGTCGCGCCAGCTTCCGCTTCGCCGCCGGTCGAGCGGCCGGCAAACCGCGGGATGCGCGTCCTGCAGCGGAAGACCTGTTCGATCTGTCACTGTCCGATGAGCAGCAGATGCTGGTGGACATGCTCCAGGGCTTCGCGCTGGAGGTGCTGCGACCTGCTGCGCACGAGGCCGATGCCCAGGCGAGCGTGCCGGCTGCGCTGCTCAATCAGGCGCGTGAGCTGGGCCTGGCTCACTATGGCGTAGGCGAGACCCATGGCGGGCTGGCCGGCGAGCGCACCGTCTTGAGCAATGCACTGATCGCCGAGAGCCTGGCGCAAGGGGACTTTTCCCTGGCCGCCGCCTTGCTGGTGCCACTGTCCGCCGCCAACTGCATTCGTCGCTGGGGCAGTTCGGCGCAGCAGGCTGCCTGGTTACCGGCATTCGTCAGCGAGGAAGGAGCTCCGCCTTTTGCGCTGGCGGTGAGCGAACCTGGGGTATTGAGCGATCCTGATCAGCCCGCCACGCGGGCTCGCAAGCGAGGCAGGCATTACCTGCTCGATGGCGAAAAGGCATTGGTGATCGCCGGGCTGGATGCTAGCCGTTTGATCGTCAGTGCCCAGGCCAGTGATGGTCCTGCATTGTTCATCGTCGATGCGGCAAGCAAGGGCATCAACCGTCGTGCTGAGCCGGGCATGGGCCTCAAAGCCTGCGGTTTGGCGCGTATCCAACTGAAGGGTGTCAAGGTGCCGGGTGACTGTCGCCTGGCCGGCGAGGGTTTCGACTTCCCAGCCTTTCTCGATTACTCGGCATTGGCGTTCTGCGCCCTTGCCGTGGGCACGGCGCAGGCGGCATTGGATTATGTGACCACCTACTGCAACGAGCGCCAGGCGTTCGGAGAGCCGATCAGCCATCGCCAGGGGGTGGCCTTCATGGTCGCCGATATCGCCATCGAACTGGATGCCATGCGTCTGTTGGCCTGGCGTGCCTGCGCTCGCGCAGAATCCGGCCTGCCGTTTCGCCGTGAGGCCTACCTGGCGCGTCTGCTCTGCGCCGAGAAGGCGATGAAGATCGGCTCCGACGCGGTGCAACTGCTCGGTGGTCATGGTTTTACCCAGGAGCATCCGGTCGAGCGCTGGTATCGCGATCTGCGCAGCGTGGCCGTACTGGCTGGCGGCCTTCATCTCTGA
- a CDS encoding GNAT family N-acetyltransferase, whose translation MLNRLPFWRERGWTAISATEYADAWARFGGSVATHPEVVARLADLAGIPVRYLGWLVDDQLQAAIPTWGRYLALSKDVLKQQGRRGLFDLGNAEIILPVAADARVPLRHCARYLSELNVAQLIGVSEQPEGLALAREPEQYSKKFRYNQRREQRLLEEAGGVIRPMLELTPEEQARIYADLFQRRWGFEATGKGHLAEVFGLLREFMTGSLIYLNDEPVAIQVLYRVEAPQWVSLEYINGGVDPQQREFSPGSVLSFVNTQGEWEHARALGKPLRYSFGRADREYKDRWCNRVPVYQV comes from the coding sequence ATGCTGAACCGTCTACCATTCTGGCGGGAGCGCGGCTGGACCGCGATCTCTGCTACTGAATATGCAGATGCCTGGGCGCGTTTTGGCGGAAGCGTGGCAACCCATCCCGAGGTGGTTGCACGCTTGGCCGACTTGGCCGGTATCCCCGTGCGCTATCTGGGTTGGCTCGTGGATGACCAGTTGCAGGCGGCGATACCGACATGGGGCCGATACCTGGCTCTGTCCAAGGACGTATTGAAACAGCAGGGCAGGCGAGGACTGTTCGATCTGGGCAACGCGGAGATCATTCTGCCTGTGGCTGCAGATGCGCGCGTTCCGCTGCGCCATTGCGCCCGCTACCTTTCCGAGCTCAATGTCGCTCAATTGATCGGTGTCAGTGAGCAGCCCGAGGGCCTGGCGCTTGCCCGTGAGCCTGAGCAGTACAGCAAGAAGTTCCGCTACAACCAGCGCCGCGAGCAACGTTTGCTGGAAGAAGCGGGCGGAGTAATCCGTCCGATGCTGGAGCTGACGCCGGAGGAACAGGCGCGCATCTACGCCGACCTGTTCCAGCGCCGTTGGGGCTTCGAGGCCACCGGCAAGGGTCATCTGGCGGAGGTGTTCGGCCTGCTGCGCGAGTTCATGACCGGCTCGCTGATCTACCTCAACGACGAGCCGGTGGCGATCCAGGTGCTGTATCGCGTCGAGGCCCCCCAGTGGGTGAGCCTGGAGTACATCAACGGCGGGGTCGACCCGCAGCAGCGCGAGTTCAGCCCCGGCAGCGTGCTCAGCTTCGTCAACACACAAGGCGAATGGGAACATGCGCGTGCGCTGGGTAAGCCGCTGCGCTATTCCTTCGGCCGCGCCGACCGTGAATACAAGGATCGCTGGTGCAACCGGGTGCCGGTCTATCAGGTGTGA
- a CDS encoding retropepsin-like aspartic protease family protein, whose protein sequence is MWVLAWGAGLLLATHFFGNWEDRQRNPNQVPQSVHGDGFVEVSLASSRQGHYVVNGQIDGHDVTFLLDTGATQVAIPSTVAERLGLERGAPIIISTANGRATGHRTRLDSLRLGDIELRDVAALIAPGMDGDEVLLGMSALKQLEFSQKGGTLVLRQSTLQ, encoded by the coding sequence ATGTGGGTGCTCGCCTGGGGTGCCGGCCTGCTGCTGGCTACGCATTTCTTCGGCAACTGGGAAGATCGCCAGCGCAACCCGAACCAGGTGCCGCAGTCGGTGCATGGCGATGGTTTCGTCGAGGTGAGTCTGGCCAGCAGTCGCCAGGGACATTACGTGGTCAATGGGCAGATCGATGGGCATGACGTGACCTTCCTGCTCGATACCGGCGCCACCCAGGTGGCGATCCCCAGTACGGTGGCCGAACGCCTTGGCCTGGAGCGCGGCGCGCCGATCATTATCAGCACCGCCAACGGTCGCGCTACCGGGCATCGCACGCGCCTGGACAGCCTGCGTTTGGGCGATATCGAGCTGCGTGACGTCGCCGCACTGATCGCCCCCGGCATGGACGGTGACGAAGTGCTGCTGGGCATGAGTGCCCTGAAACAACTCGAATTCAGTCAGAAGGGCGGCACCCTGGTGCTGCGCCAATCAACCTTGCAATGA